In Leifsonia sp. AK011, the genomic stretch ACGGTCTCGTCGGCACCCACTTCATCCCGAGCGCCCACGACCACGGCATGCCCGAGACGACCGCGGCGGGCCTGCTCGCTCTCGTGGGGCTTTTCGACATCGTGGGCACGATCGCTTCGGGGTGGCTCACCGACCGGGTCAACCCCCGGATCTTGCTCGCCGCGTACTACGCGGGGCGCGGGGTCGGCCTCGCGGTGCTGCCCTTCCTGCTCTCTGAGGCAGTCCATCCGCCCATGATCGTGTTCATCGTCGTCTACGGGCTCGATTGGGTCGCGACTGTGCCCCCCACGGTCGCGCTGTGCAGAGAGGTCTTCGGCAAGGACGGACCGATCGTCTTCGGATGGGTCTTCGCCTCCCATCAGGTCGGTGCCGCGATCGCGGCCACTGTGGCGGGCGTCGTCCGCGATTCCACCGGTGAGTACACGATCGCGTGGTTCGGTGCGGCAGGCCTCTGCGTCGTCGCGGCCGTGGTGAGTTTCGGCATCTCGCGCCGCCAGCGGGTGCTCCAGGACTAGTACGCGGCGTCGCGCTCTCGCAGGTCCGACGGGGAGGGCACTGGGCTAGGGTGCTGGAGTGCACCCAGATCTCCTCCTCGCCGTTCTCCTGCTGGCCAGCTGGTTCGGCCTCCTCGCGCTGCAGCTCGCCGACGTTGTGCTCACCGCGAGTCGTCTGCCCCAGCTCTCAGCGTTCACGAGCGTGAAGGCCGAGTTGCTCGCGGCCGAGGGGACCCGCACGGCGCCCGAGCAACTCGAGGCCTGGCGTGCGCAGGTGGCCGAGCTGGATGCCCGGGAGGCCGCTCGCGCGATCCCCGCTGGCCGCGGTGCCACCGAGCAACTGTGGCGAGCAACACCCTGGCGGCTGGCGCCCACTGTGCTGGCGCTCGCGCTGGTCGTCGCGAGCATCTGGGCGTGGCCGGTCACTCTCGCCGCGCTTCCCCTTCCGGTCGTGACCTACGTGCTGGCGCTCGCCGCGGCACGTGCGTCGGTGGCGGCGGCGAGCGCGCGCGCCACCGTGCATGAGCAGCACCGCGCTGAGATCGAGGAGCTCATCGACCGCGCATCCCGGTCTGCTCGCAAGCGGGTCGCCGGCCTCGGCGACAGGGTCAACCGGGCGCTCCAGATCCTCCGCGAACAGCAGGGCTGAACCGCCCCCGGGGGAACCCAGCCGATAGTGTCGTCGTCATGACACCTCCCCAACCGACCGAGTCCACCACGGACTACACGGCATCCGCGGGCGTGTCTCCGGCCCAGCCGGGTACCGCACCGGCCGAGGTCGCCTCGACCGCCGGAATTGCGACCATCCCGCCGACCGTTCCGGGTAGCGCAGCGCGCGCGGTACTCGCGGTCGTGGGAATCATCCTCCTCTCCCTCGTGACGCTCTTCGTGGCCGTCTACCTCGTCGCGGGCCTCGGCGTGAACGCCTTCGCCATCGGCGGCATCATGGCCCTCATACCGCTCGCCATTGTGTTCTTCGGGGTGCGTTGGATCGACAAGTGGGAACCGGAACCGCGGGCGGCCGTGGTCTTCGCGTTCCTCTGGGGAGCGGGCGTCTCGGTGCTCCTTGCGCTCCTCGTCGGGGCGGAGATCGACAACGTGATCACCAGCATGGGTGGGCCCGGTCCGGGCTACGAGTTCTTCGCGGCTGCCATCCAGGCGCCGATCGTCGAGGAGTTCGGAAAGGGGCTCGGCGTTCTGATCATCTTCTGGGCCGCGCGAAGGCACTTCGACGGTCCCGTGGACGGGATCGTGTACGCCGCCTGGGTCGCCGGTGGGTTCGCCTTCACCGAGAACATCCTGTACTTCGGGTCCCAGCTCGTGGAGGCCGGCGGAGTCGACGGCAGTGTGGTGCAGATCTTCCTCGTGCGCGGCATCATGTCGCCCTTCGCGCACGTCATGTTCACGGCGTTCGTCGGCATCGCACTGGGGATCGCGGCGCGGCGCTCGAGCGCGCTCGGGGCGATCGGGTACTTCATCCTCGGGCTCATCCCCGCGATCCTCCTCCACGCCTTCTGGAACGGCGCCCTGTATTTCGTGAGCAACTTCTTCGGCTACTACGTGCTCGTCCAGGTTCCGCTGTTCATCGGGGCGATCGGGCTCGTCGTGTTCTTCCGCAGGCAGGAGTCCAAGCTCACGCACGATCGTCTCGCCGAATACGCGGCAGCTGGGTGGTTCGACCCGGAGGAGGTCAACGTGATCGCTACGCCGACCGGGCGGCGCCAGGCGCTGGCGTGGGCTCGCTCCCGCGGCAAGCGAGCGGAGATGAAGCGCTATCTCCAGGCTGCGACACGTCTCGCTTTCGCCCGCCAGCGCATCATCACGGGACGTGGACGTCGCACCGCGGAGGCCGATGAGGCGCTGCTGCTCACGACGGTCGTCGACTACCGGCGCGCCCTCGCGAGCGACGGATCCGCGGCATCCACACAGCCGGTCTAACGCCGCCGGTAACCGACCGTTAACAGACTCATCGCCCGGTGGTGCGGCACTGCCTGCGACTCTTCCGGGCGATGAGTTGTTCTGGGTCCAGACTGCCACCGTCGCGGCACCTGCGCAAGAGTCCATCAGCTACTCACCACTAGACTCGAAGGCCTGAAATCGAGAGGTGGGCGGATGCCGTCGAGCGAGTTGTCGAGGGAACGCGAGTATGTCGCAACCCTGTACGAACGACTCGACGAACTGCTCGCGGGAGCCCAGGCTCAACTCGAGGCCGTTCGTCGCACCAACCAGGGCGGAACCCACCAGAATCGTTCGGAGCGGGACGCCTTCGCGCGCATCTACGAGGACCGCGTAGCCCAGCTCCGCCA encodes the following:
- a CDS encoding PrsW family intramembrane metalloprotease — its product is MTPPQPTESTTDYTASAGVSPAQPGTAPAEVASTAGIATIPPTVPGSAARAVLAVVGIILLSLVTLFVAVYLVAGLGVNAFAIGGIMALIPLAIVFFGVRWIDKWEPEPRAAVVFAFLWGAGVSVLLALLVGAEIDNVITSMGGPGPGYEFFAAAIQAPIVEEFGKGLGVLIIFWAARRHFDGPVDGIVYAAWVAGGFAFTENILYFGSQLVEAGGVDGSVVQIFLVRGIMSPFAHVMFTAFVGIALGIAARRSSALGAIGYFILGLIPAILLHAFWNGALYFVSNFFGYYVLVQVPLFIGAIGLVVFFRRQESKLTHDRLAEYAAAGWFDPEEVNVIATPTGRRQALAWARSRGKRAEMKRYLQAATRLAFARQRIITGRGRRTAEADEALLLTTVVDYRRALASDGSAASTQPV